AAACGGTCCATTTCTCCGATAACACGCTCATTTCCCCGTTCACTAATGTCGATAATCACAACATTTTCCTGCGAAGCTGACCGTAGACTGATGTTGTGGGCCGGGAATGAATCGTTCATCCAGAACCACTTGCCCCGCGAGTAATGAAGCACCTGCTCCTCGGTCAAGAACTCCAGAATTTCCACGATTTCCGCACGTCCGAATGTATCTCCCTCCCGAAACGGCAGCTCGTACGCCGCACATTTGAGATGATCCACCAAAATAATCAGGTTATCGGGATTGATCCGCGCTGTCTCAGGACTGCGGTCGAAAAAGTACTCCGGATTGGCGATCACATACTGATCCAATGGTGTGGAGCTACCGACCATAACGACGACGGATTCCCCCTGCCTTCTTCCCGCCCGTCCTGCCTGCTGCCATGTGCTTGCGACCGAGCCTGGATAGCCAGTAATGACACACGCTTGAAGCTGCCCGATATCTACCCCGAGCTCCAGCGCATTGGTGCTGACCACGCCCATAATGTCGCCATTGCGCAAGCCGCGCTCGATCTCTCTGCGCTGGCTCGGCAAATAGCCGCCGCGATACCCTTGGATCGTTTTTGGTCCAAGCTTGCGGCGAATCAGCTCCTGCAAATACGTGAGCAATATCTCTACTCGTACGCGGCTTCTCGCAAACAGAATCGTCTGAATGCCATTGGTAAGAAACTGCTCGGTAATGTCCCGCGCCTCCAATGTAGCACTCCGTCTAATATTGAGCTGCTTGTTGACCACAGGCGGATTGTAGAAAAGGAAATGCTTGATGCCCGACGGAGCACCATTGTTATTGACCAGCTCTACCTCTTCTTCTGTCAGGGCTTCCGCCAATTGTTTCGGGTTGGCGATGGTCGCCGATGTGCAAATAAATTGCGGGTGGCTCCCATAAAAAGCGCAAATACGCTTCAACCTCCGAATGACATTGGCGACATGACTGCCAAAAACGCCGCGATATGTATGCAACTCGTCAATTACGATGTATTTGAGATGCTCGAAAAAGGACACCCACTTGGTGTGATGGGGCAAAATGGCGGAGTGCAGCATGTCTGGGTTGGTGATGACGATATTTCCTGCCTTGCGCACCATCTGCCGGATATTTGCAGGTGTATCACCATCATACGTTTCCGATTTGATGGAGAAGCCCATTTCCGTAATCAACTCGTGCAGTTCGGACTTTTGATCCTGTGCCAAGGCCTTGGTTGGGAACAAGTAAAGTGCCCGCGCTTGCGAGTCTTCCGATAACGTCTGGAGGATCGGCAAATGATAGCACATGCTTTTGCCAGAAGCCGTGGGCGTAACCGCTACGATGTGTTTACCTTCGCGCACATGGCGAAAAGACGTTTCTTGATGCGTGTATAAGGAGGGAATGCCTCTATTTATTAGGGCATCTCGAATTCGTCCATCCAGCTCACTTGGAAATGGAACGGACTTTGCTTCACGAGCAGGAATGACCCTCCAATGCGCAATGTTATCGCGAAATCGTTCATCTGTTTTTATGTGATCCAATATGGCTGCGATATTTTTTTTCACATTCATTTTCGTCACCTTCTTGCTACCATTTTACGAATGGACGTTCGGTATGTAAACATGGAATAAAGATCCACATTAGATGAAACCGATCCTCGATTATGAAAACTCGTAACTCGAGGAAATGTGGGTGGACGACATGGAGAAGTATAGTTGCTGAAAAAGTAGGCTATTTAAATTATTCAAAATTCTAAAGTCGAGGTAAATTTATATTTTTTTGATTTTGGCAGGAAAATTTTGAAACTTTTCAAAAACAGACTTTATAAGCTTGGTTCCATGCTACTATTAGGGACTTTAACGTTTACTTCTGTAGTTTCTCCAACCTCCGCTACCGAGCCTATTAACATTGAGTATAAAAACTCCATGAATGAGGCCTTACAAGAAATAGATGAATTTGCACACGAAAATATACACATTGATTATATTAAAGAAGATGATCAATTTAGAGAAACTAAGATTATTAGTAACACCGAACAAGTAATTACTCGATTAAATAAAGAAACAAATCAATTGGAAATCATTACTGACAATAAGGAAGCATTCACCATAAACCTGGATGAAAACCGAAATAACGAAAAGAAAAAAGGCTTAATGGCTGCAAGACCTAATGAAAGAGGATCTTCCTTACTTTATGACGGTGAATATAGAGGATGATATAATTACTCTAATGGAAAAGACTTTTGGGCTCTCGAATGGGAAGGTAATACCAAAAGTACCTTTGAAAACAATAAGAACTCTAGCAATATCAAAGATTTTATTCAGGCAATTGACGCGCTTGAAAATAAAGAAGATAATCTTGCTACCGCTCTCGCTGTCGGTGTTCCTAGTATAGGCGTTTCAGTAGTTGTCACTGCTATTACTGCAACACCAGCAGCGAAGTTAACATTATCTATTTTGGCTGGAATTGCAGCTACTCTTGCATTAACTGCAACTTGCTTAACGATTATGAATGACATGCTACCGACTGTAAGAATAGCAAACAGGACCTTCTATAAGATTTCTATAGAAACACCAAAAATTGCTCCTCTTTCTAACGATTCTTTTGAAGAAATTTTAACTCAGTAGAATTGTAAATCCGCCTTTCTTTTAAGGCGGATTAGCTTTTTCAAAATATGTAAAGTTTAATTGGAGGTGATTACCTTTGATCTTAGAATCAATATTTCTTCCTTTGATAGTTGCTTTGCTCTTGCCAATCGCATTCAGTCTCAAAAAAATAGCAGTGCAAAATGATAAAATAATTGAACTTCTTGAGGAATTGAAAAGCGTTAGCCAAAGCAGCTTCTTCATCCTTGGTCAGTATAAATACCCTATAAGTATACAAAAGCCACGAAAAGAAGATTCGTGGCTTTTGTGTCTTTCATTCATTATTCTACTTCCTACGTTATTATAAATGGACGTTCGGCATGTAAACATGGAATAAAGATCCACTTTGAACAGATACTACTACCACCCCAAGTACGTAGAGGTATGTTCATGAAAGACGCTACTTTAACCTTTTTCAGGTAGTTTGTATGCTGAGGCTCACCATTGGCTTAATGAATCATGTAATTGTCATCCCGATTTTGAGGGATGCCGCAAAACGGGATGCCTGGATTTCCGTTATTTTGGCCGTTATCTTCTTCATCGTATGGATTTGTCTTCTCTATTAGGCTTTTGCGAAAACAACAGGCATCTCGAGATGGAAAGTTAAGTTACGCAGTAAATCTCCTAGCTGAAGGAACTTATGTTCTTTACATTAATCCTTATACAGACCCAATTCAAAAACCAGTTCCTTACGCATTTAAAGCGATCTTTAATCAGTAAACTTCATTCGCTAAATAAACTTACGACAAATGGCTCCTTTTTGGGGCTTTTTTGCATGATGATACCGAGCAACCCGGGACCAGTCGGCGTCCAATCCCGATTTGTTATCTCAATCCTTGCTTACTGAAGTTGATTTAAATGGTTATGCGGCGTCAAAACTACATTTTTCAAAATCACGCAGCTCACTGTGAACACATCGAGGCAGGCTTCAACAATGACATTGTTTTTCAGTGCTTCGATCAAACCCTCTTAAACTGCTTGTTCACTAGATGTCTTGTGGATTCGTTCTGAATCTTGTTCGTTCCCATGTGCGTGCCGACGAAAAAAAGCAATCAGATCAACCTTCCCACGATCCGATTGCTTTTCTTTATAAGAGTATGGGTATGTGTTTCTTAATAGTCCGTTAATGAAACAAGGATGCCAGATGATGCTCCAGCACTTTCGTAATCCGTTCCCCATCGACACGCTGCGGTTCGAGATAGGCATGCAGGGCCAGACCGTCGATGACGGCATAGAGCTTTTCTGCTTCCAGCTCTTTGTCCAGCTCTTTGCGTAATAAATTCAGTTGGTCGGCAGAATCCAACAGCTTGTGGACGCCGGCATAGATTCCGTCATGCTGTGCGTCAAAGCCTTCTTTCTTGTGTCGGAAGTACACGGTAAAAGCAAACCAAACTTCCATTTCGACCATCTTTTCTTGATTCGTAGGGAGAAGCTCCAAAAAGATTTTGGTGATTTTCTCTTTTGGCGCCAACTCTTCATTCGCGTGAATTTCTGCAATTCGAGCTATTGCCCTCTCTTTTACGAGCTGCATGGCATACATTAGCAGTTCATCCTGTGTTGCGAAGTAATGTCGCAGAGCACCTAATGAAAGTCCTGCTTCTTTTGCAATGCCCCTTACCGTCGCTCCCTCCATTCCTTGCTCAACAATGACACGCCACGTTGCTTCTGCTATTTGTTGTCTTCTTTTCTCATGATCGATTATTTTCGGCATAGTTGTATTTTAACAAGATTGGCAAGGGACAAGCAACCTTTAACAATACAGTTGTATTATTTAACTGCCGATGTTAAAATCCTTTTTGTTAGCACGATCGTATTAAAAAAACTCCTCATGCAGGAGAAGAAACTTCCGAAAAGGGGACCTATAATAGTGAATTTTGTTGCATGGATGATTGTCGCGTGCGAAATCGCCTTTTGGGTGGTCATTGTACTTGGCCTTTTCACAAGGTACGTACTCAAACAAAAAAAGGCCGGGCTTTTACTTCTCGCCCTGACGCCTGTTGTTGATGTGGTTTTGCTCGTTGTCACGAGCGTGGATTTGTATCGTGGAGCTACCGCAACGATTCCTCATGCGCTGGCTGCCGTCTATATTGGGGTATCACTTGCGTTTGGGAAAAGCATGATTCAATGGGCCGATGAAAAATTTCAGCAATACGTCACCAAGGAAGGCACACCTAAACCCAAACTATACGGCATGGAGTACGCCAAGCATTACGCAAAAAGCTGGTTTAGACATCTCTTCGCCTATGTCATTGGGGCGGCCCTCTTAGCCGGGACCGTCTACTTTATCAATGATGCAGAACGAACTGCTTCTTTATGGTATATTCTTCGGCTATGGACCGTTGTACTGGGGGTTGATCTGTTGTTTACAGCCAGCTATTTTCTCTTCCCAAAGAAAGATAAGCGGGGCACCGTTTCCAAAAAGGATTGGTGAGAGGCTTTTCTACTAGCTTTCGTCTTCGTTATCATCCTCACCAAATGCAAGCTCAATGCAAATAAATTGAATCACCAGCTGGCATATTTGCTCGTTTTCATCTAACCCAAAATAGACAGGATAGGCTCCATCTCCAAATCCGGTCTGAATCATCGGAATCGATAAATCCGTGCCTGGTATCGTCCAGTTTATATAATCTCCAGCGCTTCTTTGGTATTTTGGACGGTCTTTGTAACTTTGTGCAAAAACTTCCGCGAAATAATCATCGTAAATATTGCCGTCTGGATTCTCTTTTTTCCAGCTATCATAAAAATCCAGATAAGCATCCCTCGTTTTGACATCTACCACAGTAGCAAGGCCTGCATCCACATTAAAGCCAAAATATTCGCCTTCCCCAAGATTTTCGAGATCCTCGTCTCCTATGAGGGCTTCCGTAAATCTTTGGGGAGTTTTATCTGTGAACTCTACCTTCGCAGCTGCATAACGGTAATGGTCTTCTTCGACTGTTACCACACAAACGGTTAATGGGAAGGTTCCTGTAGGGACTTTTCGAAAATATGGGGCACACTCTCTCTCCAGATACACAAGCGGATCACGAACCATGATGTCTCCAGTGGGAATCGTGATTTCTCCCAAAGAAAGCAGGTTGATTGGCTTCCCACTGATGTTCGTTGATGTGAAATAGGTGTGTAAATCACCAAGGGGCGCTAACATCTGTTCTTTTTGTTCATATCGTGCTAACCATTGATCGTCTGGAATTTTCGTCATCCTTATACCCATCCTACTATTATCAATTTGTCAATCACTCCTAAAATTATACAAAATCACCCATAGAAACGATAGTACGGCTTGGATGTTTGCATAACGGGCAAGCCGATGCATAGTCATGGTTAGTGGATGAAGTCCGACCAAATCTATGCATGTCCAAGGATGAAGGAGGTTGCCCCAAATGAATCCACCAGACAAAGGGAATCAGATTCCTCAGCCGATGAGAAGTGACGGGACCGGATGGGTCGATCTCGGCCCACGGAACGTCATGCGTGATCGGCAAAATCCGAATATGCTCGTTCCTCCCGTCACAGATGCGGGCTTGCTGCCCAATCTGAAATTTTCCTTTTCAGATGCCTTCATGACGTTAAATCACGGCGGTTGGTCCCGGGAAGTCACCATTCGCGAGCTGCCAATCGCCACTACACTTGCGGGTGTAAACATGAGCCTGACGCCAGGCGGGGTTCGCGAGCTGCATTGGCATCAGCAGGCGGAATGGGCTTACATGCTGCTTGGTCGTGCACGAATTACGTCCGTTGACCAACGCGGACGAAATTTTATCGCAGATATCGGCAAAGGCGATCTGTGGTATTTCCCACCTGGCATCCCCCACTCGATTCAGGGACTAGAGGAAGGCTGCGAATTTTTGCTCGTTTTCGACGATGGACATTTTTCCGATCTGAATACACTATCGATCTCCGATTGGTTTGCTCATACGCCAACAGATGTGCTTTCCGCAAATTTTGGTGTGCCTGAATCAGCCTTTGCCGACATTCCTTGCGAGCAAGTGTACATTTATCAGGACGAGATTCCCAGTCCCGTAGAAGAAGATGAGGTAGAATCCCCGTACGGAACCGTCCCCCTTCCCTTTACCCATCGCTTACTTGCGCAACGACCACTGATTACACCTGGCGGCAGTGTGCGCATCGTCGATTCCCGCAACTTCCCGATCTCCAAAACAATCGCGGCAGCACTCGTAGAACTACGTCCCGGTGCCATGAGAGAGTTGCATTGGCATCCCAATAACGACGAGTGGCAATATTATATTTCTGGCCAAGCGCGGATGACCGTTTTCACCG
This genomic stretch from Brevibacillus brevis harbors:
- a CDS encoding DUF4241 domain-containing protein codes for the protein MTKIPDDQWLARYEQKEQMLAPLGDLHTYFTSTNISGKPINLLSLGEITIPTGDIMVRDPLVYLERECAPYFRKVPTGTFPLTVCVVTVEEDHYRYAAAKVEFTDKTPQRFTEALIGDEDLENLGEGEYFGFNVDAGLATVVDVKTRDAYLDFYDSWKKENPDGNIYDDYFAEVFAQSYKDRPKYQRSAGDYINWTIPGTDLSIPMIQTGFGDGAYPVYFGLDENEQICQLVIQFICIELAFGEDDNEDES
- a CDS encoding oxalate decarboxylase family bicupin — protein: MNPPDKGNQIPQPMRSDGTGWVDLGPRNVMRDRQNPNMLVPPVTDAGLLPNLKFSFSDAFMTLNHGGWSREVTIRELPIATTLAGVNMSLTPGGVRELHWHQQAEWAYMLLGRARITSVDQRGRNFIADIGKGDLWYFPPGIPHSIQGLEEGCEFLLVFDDGHFSDLNTLSISDWFAHTPTDVLSANFGVPESAFADIPCEQVYIYQDEIPSPVEEDEVESPYGTVPLPFTHRLLAQRPLITPGGSVRIVDSRNFPISKTIAAALVELRPGAMRELHWHPNNDEWQYYISGQARMTVFTGNGNARTFDYQAGDVGYVPFATGHYIQNTGTETVWFLEMFKSDRFVDVSLNQWMALTPHELVASNLCVGPELLDALRKDKWPVVKYPGYGYVP
- a CDS encoding DEAD/DEAH box helicase; translated protein: MNVKKNIAAILDHIKTDERFRDNIAHWRVIPAREAKSVPFPSELDGRIRDALINRGIPSLYTHQETSFRHVREGKHIVAVTPTASGKSMCYHLPILQTLSEDSQARALYLFPTKALAQDQKSELHELITEMGFSIKSETYDGDTPANIRQMVRKAGNIVITNPDMLHSAILPHHTKWVSFFEHLKYIVIDELHTYRGVFGSHVANVIRRLKRICAFYGSHPQFICTSATIANPKQLAEALTEEEVELVNNNGAPSGIKHFLFYNPPVVNKQLNIRRSATLEARDITEQFLTNGIQTILFARSRVRVEILLTYLQELIRRKLGPKTIQGYRGGYLPSQRREIERGLRNGDIMGVVSTNALELGVDIGQLQACVITGYPGSVASTWQQAGRAGRRQGESVVVMVGSSTPLDQYVIANPEYFFDRSPETARINPDNLIILVDHLKCAAYELPFREGDTFGRAEIVEILEFLTEEQVLHYSRGKWFWMNDSFPAHNISLRSASQENVVIIDISERGNERVIGEMDRFSSMTLLHDEAIYLHQGTQFQVEKLDYEEKKAYVREVQVDYYTDANLAVSLKVLEQDQSRRHAQSTLAYGEVAVNAMATIFKKIKFETHENIGSGPIHLPEEELHTNAAWIGFSEALLGEIGTEDVERGLVGLAHVLQHVAPLFVMCDPMDLHVIPQRKAVHSQEPTIFLYDRYPGGIGLSEQVYKEMETILTQAERMIVSCPCESGCPSCVGATDDGSKGLAMTLLRIAQGGSTYVS
- a CDS encoding TetR/AcrR family transcriptional regulator encodes the protein MPKIIDHEKRRQQIAEATWRVIVEQGMEGATVRGIAKEAGLSLGALRHYFATQDELLMYAMQLVKERAIARIAEIHANEELAPKEKITKIFLELLPTNQEKMVEMEVWFAFTVYFRHKKEGFDAQHDGIYAGVHKLLDSADQLNLLRKELDKELEAEKLYAVIDGLALHAYLEPQRVDGERITKVLEHHLASLFH